From Aspergillus fumigatus Af293 chromosome 5, whole genome shotgun sequence, a single genomic window includes:
- a CDS encoding IGBP1/TAP42 family protein, translating into MEQPQSLRSLFTAAKAEKASLESRSDSNSDSYREDVNATIAKFEECQRLVAQLSLFSSNEPLEDIATGDIQYLTVDYLLADILQRTYTSDRESTIRRALELYEKYLSRLDDYGLLNDNEKKLHERYISNPSSFSLTPTNDAATRREVKLSRFREEKELKQRLEYFSNNQSRLQSDDEDVRKLHLAEINLYTHQAFQSMDLLSQELSMLSAIRSNPPNPAQPPQDDPRRRNNNFESGYSERLDPPLSQLLRGGKSGPLLSKEGKPLQPFTLLDRRTQLQQGVFRPGHNLPTMTIDEYLEEEKRRGGIIEGGEKSGMKEEVDEDDMDKADEETMKARAWDEFKEANPRGSGNTLNRG; encoded by the exons ATGGAGCAACCCCAGAGCCTTCGATCGCTATTTACCGCTGCAAAGGCCGAGAAAGCTTCGTTAGAATCGAGATCCGACTCCAATTCTGACTCCTATCGCGAGGATGTTAATGCAACGATAGCGAAGTTCGAGGAATGCCAGCGCCTCGTTGCCCAACTCTCCTTGTTCAGCTCGAATGAACCTTTGGAAGATATTGCAACAGGGGATATACA GTACCTCACTGTCGATTATCTCCTTGCAGACATTCTCCAACGTACCTATACCTCAGACCGCGAGTCTACCATCCGGCGTGCTTTGGAACTATATGAGAAATACCTTTCGCGGTTAGATGACTATGGGCTGCTCAACGacaatgagaagaagctaCACGAACGTTATATATCGAATCCCTCGTCGTTCTCCTTGACTCCGACCAATGATGCAGCCACCCGAAGAGAAGTGAAATTATCAAGATTTCGGGAGGAGAAAGAGCTGAAACAACGGCTTGAG TATTTCTCAAACAATCAGAGCCGACTACAAAGTGATGACGAAGACGTCCGGAAGCTTCACTTGGCGGAAATCAATCTGTACACACATCAAGCCTTCCAGTCGATGGATTTACTCTCGCAAGAACTCTCAATGCTTTCTGCAATTCGCAGCAACCCTCCCAATCCCGCTCAGCCCCCGCAGGACGATCCCAGGCGACGAAACAACAATTTTGAATCAGGTTACTCGGAACGTCTTGACCCGCCTTTGTCTCAGCTCCTCAGAGGCGGAAAGTCTGGACCGTTACTCAGTAAAGAAGGAAAGCCATTGCAGCCTTTTACTTTACTGGATCGCCGCACTCAGCTCCAACAGGGCGTGTTTAGGCCCGGTCATAATCTGCCCACGATGACGATTGATGAATatcttgaagaagagaaaagaagaggcggTATAATTGAGGGTGGAGAGAAGTCTGGAATGAaagaggaagtagatgaGGATGACATGGACAAggcagatgaagagacaATGAAGGCTCGAGCCTGGGACGAAT